A genome region from Triticum aestivum cultivar Chinese Spring chromosome 2B, IWGSC CS RefSeq v2.1, whole genome shotgun sequence includes the following:
- the LOC123045729 gene encoding 60S ribosomal protein L5, mitochondrial — MMFPLHFHYEDVLRQDLLLKLNHANVMEVPGLFEIRLVPKAASDFRIQFGKLAMEILCGQRFIQTQRGPYFQAGKSFRSNPFLGSEKDTGYVSDFARQSVLRGHGMYHFLVRIFTVMSMLDSPVEIRENSIKFFMEMEFCEFSPELEDHFEIFKHIRGFNVTIVTSANTKDETLLLWSGFLLKDEGETK; from the coding sequence ATGatgtttccactccattttcattacGAAGATGTATTACGTCAGGATCTGTTGCTCAAACTGAATCACGCCAATGTTATGGAAGTTCCTGGATTGTTTGAAATAAGATTAGTACCAAAAGCTGCCTCTGATTTCAGAATCCAATTTGGAAAATTGGCTATGGAGATTTTGTGCGGTCAGAGATTCATACAGACACAAAGGGGCCCCTATTTTCAAGCAGGAAAGTCGTTTCGATCCAATCCATTCTTGGGGTCCGAAAAAGACACTGGATATGTCAGTGACTTTGCACGACAAAGCGTTCTCCGAGGGCATGGAATGTACCATTTTTTGGTCAGAATCTTTACAGTAATGTCTATGTTGGATTCTCCGGTCGAAATACGGGAAAACTCCATCAAATTCTTTATGGAAATGGAGTTTTGCGAATTCTCCCCGGAACTGGAAGATCATTTCGAGATCTTCAAGCATATTCGAGGGTTCAAtgtgactattgtcacttcggccAATACAAAAGATGAGACTTTACTACTGTGGAGCGGCTTTTTGCTAAAAGATGAGGGGGAAACTAAGTAA